Within the uncultured Draconibacterium sp. genome, the region TTGCACTGTTCTGATAGTCGTTTCCCTGCTGAACATTCCATAAACTTTCAGGATAATAGGTGTCTTTGGGATTCTCCTCCGAAGTCTCCGGCACCTCTGGTTCAACAGGATTTACCGGATCAACTGGAGAATCTCCTGAATCGCTACAACCATTCAGAAACAAAAACGACATGAAGACTAAAAAAGAGAGCAATATATTACGTTTTATCATTATTAAATTATATTGTTTTGGTTTAAAGAATTTGGAAAAGACATAACTGTCTTCTCCAAATTCCTACTCAAAATTATTCATAAGGAACAGCATCCAGATTTGGTGCTTTTCTTAGTTCACTTCGGGGAACAGGCATCCAATAATTTTTGGGAGCATTAAAACTCCGGGTTTCGATAGGTTCCGATTTTACGGTATATGTTTTGCTTCCGTCACTGAACTTCTTAATATCTATACCCAAGAGTGGTTCTTTATAAATATCTTCAGCTTGTTTCCACCTGCGAATATCAAACCACCTTTGGCCTTCAAATAAAAGCTCAATCTGCCGTTCATATTCGTATTCAGCACGAATATCATTACCGGTTGCCGGTGGCATTAATGCACGCTCGCGAACAAGGTTGATATAAGTTAGTGCTTCGGTATTTTCCCCCAACTCTATTAAACATTCAGCATAGTTTAAATATACTTCAGAAAGTCGCATATAAATCCAGGGAGTGGTATTCGCATCAGTCCCGTAATTATCAAAATCAGGATCGAGGAATTTTTTAAACCCATAACCGGTTTGGGTAGCATTCCACCACGACGGACCTTCCCGGCTATCTTTTCCCTGCTCAACACCAGATTCTCCGGCAACAAAAAACTCAATTTCGCGGTTACTATCGCCATACCCCCAGGTATCACCATCAAGAAAAATATCAGCATACAGGCGTAAGTCGCGATTAGCCCACGGATATTCATTCTCTGCACCCTGAATATATTCAGTTCCATCATTCCTTTGAAATTTGGAAACGAGGTTGTGAGTTGGTTGCAAAGTTCCCCATCCTTCAAAACCATTACCTGTACCACACGGAGCCTGATGTAGAAAAACATTGTTACTACCCACTACCCGCTTGGAATCATACAGCTTTTCAAAAATAATTTCAGGATTGTCTGACTTTAAAAATAGCGCAGCATATTCATCAGGGTTAGAAATAGCCTGAAGGGAATACACTCCCAAATCGATTACGGCTTTATTGGCCTCGGCGGCCTTTTGCCATTTTGCCTGATCGGGGTAATTTTCGTCGTACAAGGGACTGGCTGCAAACAGCAAAGTTCGTCCTTTTAAAGTAAGAGCAGCACCTTTAGTTGCTCTTCCAAAATTATCTGCACTCTCATACGCTACAGGTAACAGTGCAGCCGCCGAATCACAATCGGCTACAATAAAACCGGCTACTTTCTCCAACGATGCCCGCTCCTCTGTAAACTCCTCTGTTTCCAACGGATAAACTTTACTTACAAGCGGAACTCTTCCGTAAAGGCTGTACAATTGAAAATAGAAATAGGCACGTAAAAAGTGTCCCTGCCCAATCAACTGGTTTTTCCATTCTTCGTCACCAGAATTTGGCATTGGAACAGCATCTATTTCTTCCAGAAAAAGATTAACATCTTTAATACAACCATAGAAATAATTCCAAGGGTTCCACATGTCATCTTCCCATCCAAAACTGGAATTATCGGGAGAAAGATATCCCTGTCGGACATTCTCGGTACCGTAAGTATGCATTTGATATAATTCGTCGGTAAGGCTTGCAAACCTTGAACCTTTTTCAGTTTCTGCCTTAATCTGGCTGTATGATGTGTTCAGATAGGCTTCTGCCAACGACAGATCGCCCCATACCGCAGCATCGGTAAAGGAATCCACCGGATCGACATCTAAAATCTCGTCGCTACAAGAAATTATATTAAGAGATACGAGCAACACAAGTCCGTATATGATATATTTTTTCATTTTCTTATTATTTGTTTTTATCATCTGAATGAATTTTTTATTCTTCCCGTGTTAAAAAGAAAGGTTTATCCCTGTTGTAATCATTCGTTGTATAGGATATGAGGTAATACCGTTCGTTAACTCCGGATCAAAGATGTCGATCTTATCAACTGTAAAAAGGTTATTCCCGTTTACATAAATCCTCAACCTTTCAATTCCGGCTTTTGCTAATAACGATTTTGGAAGCGTATAACCCAACTCAACAGATTTTAAGCGAAGGAAACCTGCATCGCGCATCCACCATGTAGAAGAGCGTCCGTTGAAATCGTCGCCATATGTTTGTTTAATAAATGCCCTTGGCCAGCTGGCACTTGCATTTTCTTCTGCAGAGTTAGTATCTATCCATCGTCCTTCATAAAAATCGGTCATCATATTCATGGTTGGCTGAACCAGTATTTTGGCTTTTGCCTGCCCCTGGAAAAAGACGTTTAAGTCAAGCCCTTTCCAACTACCGTTTAAAGTAAGCCCATACATAATTTTAGGAGTAGCTGATTGGTTTACCCTAATAGCATCATCATAGGTTATTTCACCGTCGTCGTTTGTATCCCTGTAAATCAAGTCTCCGGGTTTAGCTCCATCAATATGTACCGAATTATCAACTTCTTCCTGTGTTTGGTAAATTCCTAAGGCATCGTACAAAACAAGAGCGTCAATTGGGTGGCCGGTAGCACGTTGCCATGCCGGAGTAGATTCGGCTTCATCTATATATACCATTTCATTTTCGGCATAAGAAAAGTTACCGGTAACGTTCCATTTGAAATCATTGTAACTCCCCTGGTAGCCGGCAACCAACTCAATACCATTATTTTTTACTTTTCCTATATTTTCGGCAGGTAAAACCAGGCCGGCATAATCAGGAATAGAAGCATTTCGCGTGCGCAGGATATCGCTTCGTTTTGAAGAAAAGTAATCAACGTCAAGGCTAAACTTACCATCAAGAAACTGGGCAGCAAATCCAATATTTGATGTTTTTGCTGTTTCCCAGGTAATATCGGGGTTCGCAGTTACTTTCTGGAAAAGCCCTTTCTGAACACCTTCGCCAAACAACACCCCGCTTGCTGCATGATATCCACCTCCTTCATCGGTAGAAATAAATCCAAAATTTGATAAAAACTGAAAAGCTGCAACGTTATCATTCCCCATCATTCCCCATGAACCTTTCAACTTTAAAAAGTTCACAACCGGTTTTAGAGAACTAAAAAACGATTCTTCCGACATTACCCATCCTGCAGAAAAAGCAGGGAAAAATCCCCAGCGTTTGTTCGGAGGGAAATTCATTGAACCATCGTAACGCATAGTTACTTCAGCCAGGTACTTATCGTCGTAACTGTAATTTACACGCCCAAAATAATTCTGACGGGCACTAACACCTGCATAGCCTCCTGTTCCCCAATCTTCAGGATCGTCGCTACCTGCAAATATTTGCATAATAGCTGTTGAAAGATAATTGGTGCGATACGCAGAAACATTGTTATAGTTGTATTTAAACTGTTCGTAAGCAGCAAAAGCATCTACCTTGTGTTTGCCAAACGAGTTAGTATATCCTAAGCGCGCGTTCAACGTTTTACGGTCAGAATTATCAGACCAGGAGTTTAGTGAAATAGCCCCGGTTGCCGAACGTTGACTAACATATTCATCTGTTGCAGCATCATATTGATATAAATCGTATGGATGATTAATATCTTTTCCGTTATTAAACGAATAATCAAGTGCTGCATATCCTTCGGCATACAAGCCTTTTGTAATAATATCAAGATCAATATGCAAAAACGGCTTCAGGTTTATGATATTATATTTTTTCTGACTAGTTCCCGGGAGATCAGTAACCATAACAGCAGCATTATTGGTCACTCCGTCGTAGCCTACACGCGGCAAACCGTTTTCGTAATAAGGTGCTGACATAGGATTGGTAGACAGAAAAAATCCAAAAAGATAGTCGGTTGCATAAACTCCTCGTTTCCGGTATTCCTGGCGACCAAGAACATCCATACTAAACCTAATCTTTTCAGAAAGTTTAGCGTCAATGTTAGTAGTAAACTGGTACTGACTATAATCTTGTGCACTATTCTCATAAATCACATCTTGCCACATATACTGTGCTGAAGAATAAAACTGCACTTTCTCTGTTCCTCCGCTTATTGATACACTATGCTGGGTTTTTCCTGCCCAGTCTTTTGCAACCGACGACCACCAGTCGGTATTGGCATAATTTATCGGATCGGAACCATCCTGAAGTTTTTGCAATGCATCTTCGGAATAAGTTTCTGAAAGCCCGTGTCCGCGGTCGTATTCATTTACATAAGTTGCATACTGGAAGGAATTAAGCATCTCCGGAATTCTTGTTGGTTGAGACATGGAGTAGTTTCCTGTATAATTAACAGTAATATCACCTTTTTTACCACGTTTGGTGGTAACCAGGATAACTCCGTTAGCAGCACGCGCTCCGTAAATTGCAGCAGATGCATCTTTTAATACTGAAATTGATTCAACATCTTCAGGATTTAAACGCGAAAAACCACGGTCGGCAATACCGTCAACTATAATCAGCGGATCATTATTCCCGGTAGTACCTTTCCCGCGAATGAAAATTGTTGCATTATCTTCGCCAGGTTCTCCCGAGCGAACATTGGCAATAACACCTGCCGTTTTACCAGCCAGCGTATTCGTAAGGTTAGCCGCCGAAACTTTTTTAATTTCATCTCCGCTAACCTGCGAAACAGAACCGGTAATTGTTGCTTTCTTTTGTTGACCATAACCAACAACCACTACTTCGTCAAGCCCGGTAATATTTTCAGAAAGTACAATACTAAATTCCCGTTTATTGTCCACTTCCACTTCCTGCGTTTCGTAACCTATAAAACGAAATACAAGTACAGCATCGGCTGAAGAAACATTTAATGAAAATTTTCCATCAATATCGGTTACTACTCCGTTGGTTGTTCCCTTTTCAACAATATTAGCACCAATCAATGCTAAACCTGCTTCATCAGTAACCGTACCTTTCACCTGCACATCATTTTGTATAGCATCATTTACAGGTCCCTTTCCAAATGCATTGGCAGGGAAGAAAGAAAATTGCACCAAACACAACATAAAAACTACATAGCAAGCCTTATGCAATACCGTACGCCTTAGTTTATATATATTAATCATTTTTTCTTTTTTAAAATTATTCTTGTTATATCTCATTACATTTGATGTTATTGCAGAGTAAAAGAATACGTTTCTTTATAGCTTGTTTCAAACCAGCTTTCGTAAACAAAACAGTCGATATAAACTTCCCCTGTTGCCGTATTGAAATATGACTGGTTCTGTGTTACATTATTCGTCCCCCCTGTACTTTCTATTAATTCCAGGAAAGAGTACATTTCAATTTTCTTACAGTTTTCTTTTCCCGGCATATCCTCGTCGGTAACAGAGAACAACACTGCATACCAGTCTCCATCACCACCAAAACCATATTGTGCCTGTGCAATTGCGGCATCCCAGTTTTCATCCCCGGCTCTTTGGCATTCCGAAGCTAACCATATAGTATTCCCAATATTGCGAGTACGCTCGTTTTTAATGATATTGAGATCATAAGTTCCTACCAACGATTTAGTTACATCAAGATAAATTACAGAAGAACCATCAAGCGAGCCTATTTCAAAATCTTCAGGCGCAATAACTAAAGGTACCAGATAATGATCTGTAGTGCTAAGCGCCAAGTCAGAAAGGTCAATACTATACTGGATATCTACCGATTTTGTGTTTTTATCGATTTTACCGTTGGTAATACTAACAACACCTTCAGGCAATGTCTGATAGTTTTCTCCATTTAAAGTATTAAATGCTGTAATTAATGAAGGATCGTAATTAAAATTGATAGAAAGATCTGTAGATGCCAATGTATTAGCCGCTACATTTATTGCTCCGCTTAATGTAGAAATACTTGATGAAACCGGCACCGGAGCTGTTTCACTGCCATTTGTGATTGATATTTTAAGATCAGAAATATTCACCACATAATACACTGGCTGGTCTTGCTCAATTACATAATCGGGGTTAGTAGAATTAAGCAGACAAGGCAATAAATATGTAAGCGTATCAGAAAGTCCTAATGCATTAATCTCGCCAGGAATCACAACAAAGCCATAGTCATTTACCATTCCGGCAGAGAATGAATAGTTGGCTTCTGGCAACAGAGTGTAATCTCCAGAATTTAGTAACACTGCCTGATCGTCAACAACGACAGAAACAGCAACTTCGTTTGCACTTTCGAAGTTTAGCGTTCCTTCAATACTGAACGACTCCTTAATCTCGCTTCCCTTCGCAAAATAAAGGTTTATTGGATCTTGGGGCTCAACAGTAATTGTAGAAGCCAGCATATTTACATGAAGCAGCAAAATGTTTTCGCTTTCAACATAATCAACCCCCTCTTTTTCAGGAGTACTTGCTTTTATCGGAATTACATACGTTGAAGCTTCTTCAACCGAACCTGCTTTTTCGTAAATCTTTTTCGGGAATAGCGTAATGCTAAAAGTTGTAGTTTTTTCCTTTTCACCAAACGAGATACTGGTTGGAATAGTATAAAACTCCTCGGATAAAAGTTTTAAGTTCGTACCATTTTCCTGATTATAAACATCAAGCACGCCTACATCTACTGTTAAATCCATAGTAAGCTCTCGTGATATTCCATAAACACGTTTGTAAACAACATCATACGATTTGGATTCATTTAATGAAACCAGACTGACATCATTAAATCCAGGACTAGAGAAACCCGGATTAATCTCAACTAATGGAATTGAATTCATTAGCTCTTCGTTGCAGGCTCCAAACACGAAAACCATAAGCAACAAATAATAAATTTTCTTAATTTTCATAAAATAAATAGATTGATAGATTTAATAAATTTGAGACTCTAATTCTCTCAACATATGTGTGTGCACCACATGTTAACAAAGTAGCCGAATTCGCTTCAACACGACCGTAAACCATGTTTAAAAAACTCAAACAAATGTCTAAATGCCACAAAACGCACACACGTAAAAACCTTTTGTACAGATAATTAAATAAAAACAATAGGGATTCTAGTGATTTATATGCTTAACACCGGGCAGCATTGGTTTTTGAATTGAATTAAGCTTAAAAAGGAAGGTGAAAGAAGGAGGATTGTTGGGCTACATTCCGAAGTATTCGCGAGGAGACTTTCCATAAACCTCCCTGAATCGTCGGGTAAAATAGGTAGGGCTAGAAAAACCTGTTTGATAAGCTGCTTCTGAAATATTACATTTCCCTTCAGCAATTAACATAGCAGCCTGGCGTAAACGAACGTTGCGAATAAATTCAGTAGCAGAGCACCCCGTCAGGTTTTTTAATTTTAAATGCAACAATGACCTGCTAACTCGCAATTCTTTAACAATAAAAGCAACATCAAGTTCCGTATTATCAATATTTTTTTGTACCAATTCTGCAATGTCGTTTATAAATTCCCGATCAAGATCAGAACTCCCGACTTCTTCCGGAATCAGATTTAAATCAGATTTAAAACGTTTAACAAGATTTCTGCGCGTTGATAAAATATTGTCGATAAGTTTTGTTAGTATATGAGGGAAAAATGGTTTTTGTATATAATAGTCGGCACCGGTATTCAAACCTTCATATTCGCTTTCTTCTCCACATTTAGCAGTTAAAAGCACAACCGGAATATGCGAAGTACGCAAATCTGCTTTAAGTGTCCGACACAATTCAAAACCATCAATTCCGGGCATCATCACATCGCTAATAATCAAATCGGGTATTAGCTCATCAAGCTTTTTTAATCCCTCTTCACCACTATTAGCCCGGCATACCGAATAATCAGCCGATAAGGTTTCTGAAATAAAATCAAGTAAATCTTCATTATCGTCAACCACCAATACCAATGGTTTCCCATCGGGCAGAAGAAAGTTATTCTCCTGGAGAGAATCATCTAAATTGTAATCCAACAAACTAGCATTTCGAATAAACTGTGTTTGTTCCATTACAATTTCCTGATCCTTATAAAACCTTCTCGAAACAGGTAATTGCACAATAAAAGTACTTCCTTCGCCAACATTACTTTCAACCTCTATTTTTCCTCGATGTAATTCGACCAAACTTTGAACAAAAGCCAAACCGATTCCAGAACCTACAGAATTCCCAATATTTTTTTCGTCTTTATAAAAACGGTCAAATATTTTTAGTTTCTTATCTGGAGCAATACCTACTCCTGTATCATGTACCTTTATATTAAGGTACTGATCTTCTGTATTTTTTTCGTTAACCAGTTTTAAGCTAATATGTATAGTCCCGCCTTTATTCGTAAACTTTAATGCATTTGATATAAGGTTAATAAGAATGGTTTCCAGTTTTAACTGGTCAACCCATATCTCCTGATCTAGATCAAATAAGTCACACTCAAGTTTAACTCCTTTGTTTTTAGCTGATGCCGAAAAAGACTCCTTAATATCGTTTATTAACGGAGTAATATTTTGGCTACATACATTTAAAGTTTCTTTTCCACTATCAATCTTTCTGAACTCAAGTAACTGGTTTATTAATGTCAGTAATCTGTGTGCATTATGTTTGATTCCCTTCATTTTCCGAATTGCTCCGGGCGTTAGTCTTTCTTCCTCCAAAATTCGGCTCAATGGCCCAATTATTAGCGTTAAAGGAGTTCGCAGTTCGTGAGACACATTGGTAAAAAAGTCTAATTTGAAATTATTCAACTCTTTTATAGAATCTTTTTCATGGCGTTCCATTTCCGCCAATGCTTTGGTTTTTTGTATTTTGGTAATGGTCAAATAAAAAATAAGCATTGCTAAAAGAGCTAACAAGAAATAGATAAAAAACCCCCAACCAGAAAGCCAAAATGGAGGTTCTATTATAATTGACAAAGTATTTTCGTGTCCAAGCCACTCATTTTTGTCGGTTGTTGCTTTTACATGAAACCGGTATGTTCCCGGACTTAGGTTGGTATAAGTTGCAAAATCTCTGTTTCCAACATAATTCCAGTCTTTATCAAAGTTCTCAAGGTAGTAGGCATACTCACATTTTCCTTTGTTTTGAAAATTAAGCCCTGTATATTCTATTGTAAAAACATTCTGTTTATGTTTTAATCTTATTTCAGGATGAAAATTCAGAGATTTTTTCAAAGCTCCTTTTGGGTTGGGCAAAAGAGGTTGATTAAATAGCTGCATTCCCCGGAAAACAATATTCAGTACCTTTCGTTTTGCAAACTTTTCTTTCTCATTAAAAGATATCATTCCATTGTTTCCTCCAAAATAAATGTTCCCTTTCGAGTCTTTATAAGATGCTCTGAAATTAAACTGCTCAAAGGGAAGGTCAGAGTCTCTGTCGAAATAATAATATTCTTCGGTATCCGGATTCAATTTAACCAAACCTTTATCTCCACTAACCCAAAGTGTTCCGTCAGCACTTTCTTCCAGGCTAAAAATCCAGGAAAAAGGAAATCCTGTGCTCTCATTATATTGTTTCACAGTTTCATCCAAAAAATTATAACACCATAGCCCTTCCAGGCAGTCACCCACCCACAAGCAGCCTTTCGAATCTTTTTTTACAAAGTTTATATGTTTTAAATTTTTAAGTTTATCAAATGCAGTGAGTTTGTGTTCTTGCCGATCAAAATAATATATGCTGGTTAGGCTCGAAAACCATATCCGATTGCCATCAGCAAAACAAGATTCAAACTGAGTGCCCAATAAAGTTTCCGGGAAAAACGGATGTATCTTTTGCGTTTTGGTATTATATACAGCAATTCCGGCAGATGTAGTTATGTAAATACTGTCTCCCAAATTCAATAATGAGTAAATATTATCTGCCGGCAAATCCGGCTCACTATTTTTATTAATATAGCCAAAACTACCTTTTCTAAGATCCAGAATATTGATACCTCCGGTATAAGTTCCAATCCAGAGTTTATAGCGTGTTTCGAACATCAAACAGTGTACATTATTAAATGACAACCCATTGCCTGCACTCAATAGTTTAGTTACTTTTCCTGTTTCTCTGTCAATTCGGTTTACTCCCATGTCTTCTGTAGCAATCCAAATATTGTTTCCATCATCTTCAACGATGCTACTTACAACATTTCCGCCAATGTTATATTCAC harbors:
- a CDS encoding RagB/SusD family nutrient uptake outer membrane protein; the protein is MKKYIIYGLVLLVSLNIISCSDEILDVDPVDSFTDAAVWGDLSLAEAYLNTSYSQIKAETEKGSRFASLTDELYQMHTYGTENVRQGYLSPDNSSFGWEDDMWNPWNYFYGCIKDVNLFLEEIDAVPMPNSGDEEWKNQLIGQGHFLRAYFYFQLYSLYGRVPLVSKVYPLETEEFTEERASLEKVAGFIVADCDSAAALLPVAYESADNFGRATKGAALTLKGRTLLFAASPLYDENYPDQAKWQKAAEANKAVIDLGVYSLQAISNPDEYAALFLKSDNPEIIFEKLYDSKRVVGSNNVFLHQAPCGTGNGFEGWGTLQPTHNLVSKFQRNDGTEYIQGAENEYPWANRDLRLYADIFLDGDTWGYGDSNREIEFFVAGESGVEQGKDSREGPSWWNATQTGYGFKKFLDPDFDNYGTDANTTPWIYMRLSEVYLNYAECLIELGENTEALTYINLVRERALMPPATGNDIRAEYEYERQIELLFEGQRWFDIRRWKQAEDIYKEPLLGIDIKKFSDGSKTYTVKSEPIETRSFNAPKNYWMPVPRSELRKAPNLDAVPYE
- a CDS encoding TonB-dependent receptor, with translation MINIYKLRRTVLHKACYVVFMLCLVQFSFFPANAFGKGPVNDAIQNDVQVKGTVTDEAGLALIGANIVEKGTTNGVVTDIDGKFSLNVSSADAVLVFRFIGYETQEVEVDNKREFSIVLSENITGLDEVVVVGYGQQKKATITGSVSQVSGDEIKKVSAANLTNTLAGKTAGVIANVRSGEPGEDNATIFIRGKGTTGNNDPLIIVDGIADRGFSRLNPEDVESISVLKDASAAIYGARAANGVILVTTKRGKKGDITVNYTGNYSMSQPTRIPEMLNSFQYATYVNEYDRGHGLSETYSEDALQKLQDGSDPINYANTDWWSSVAKDWAGKTQHSVSISGGTEKVQFYSSAQYMWQDVIYENSAQDYSQYQFTTNIDAKLSEKIRFSMDVLGRQEYRKRGVYATDYLFGFFLSTNPMSAPYYENGLPRVGYDGVTNNAAVMVTDLPGTSQKKYNIINLKPFLHIDLDIITKGLYAEGYAALDYSFNNGKDINHPYDLYQYDAATDEYVSQRSATGAISLNSWSDNSDRKTLNARLGYTNSFGKHKVDAFAAYEQFKYNYNNVSAYRTNYLSTAIMQIFAGSDDPEDWGTGGYAGVSARQNYFGRVNYSYDDKYLAEVTMRYDGSMNFPPNKRWGFFPAFSAGWVMSEESFFSSLKPVVNFLKLKGSWGMMGNDNVAAFQFLSNFGFISTDEGGGYHAASGVLFGEGVQKGLFQKVTANPDITWETAKTSNIGFAAQFLDGKFSLDVDYFSSKRSDILRTRNASIPDYAGLVLPAENIGKVKNNGIELVAGYQGSYNDFKWNVTGNFSYAENEMVYIDEAESTPAWQRATGHPIDALVLYDALGIYQTQEEVDNSVHIDGAKPGDLIYRDTNDDGEITYDDAIRVNQSATPKIMYGLTLNGSWKGLDLNVFFQGQAKAKILVQPTMNMMTDFYEGRWIDTNSAEENASASWPRAFIKQTYGDDFNGRSSTWWMRDAGFLRLKSVELGYTLPKSLLAKAGIERLRIYVNGNNLFTVDKIDIFDPELTNGITSYPIQRMITTGINLSF
- a CDS encoding DUF1735 domain-containing protein, translated to MKIKKIYYLLLMVFVFGACNEELMNSIPLVEINPGFSSPGFNDVSLVSLNESKSYDVVYKRVYGISRELTMDLTVDVGVLDVYNQENGTNLKLLSEEFYTIPTSISFGEKEKTTTFSITLFPKKIYEKAGSVEEASTYVIPIKASTPEKEGVDYVESENILLLHVNMLASTITVEPQDPINLYFAKGSEIKESFSIEGTLNFESANEVAVSVVVDDQAVLLNSGDYTLLPEANYSFSAGMVNDYGFVVIPGEINALGLSDTLTYLLPCLLNSTNPDYVIEQDQPVYYVVNISDLKISITNGSETAPVPVSSSISTLSGAINVAANTLASTDLSINFNYDPSLITAFNTLNGENYQTLPEGVVSITNGKIDKNTKSVDIQYSIDLSDLALSTTDHYLVPLVIAPEDFEIGSLDGSSVIYLDVTKSLVGTYDLNIIKNERTRNIGNTIWLASECQRAGDENWDAAIAQAQYGFGGDGDWYAVLFSVTDEDMPGKENCKKIEMYSFLELIESTGGTNNVTQNQSYFNTATGEVYIDCFVYESWFETSYKETYSFTLQ
- a CDS encoding two-component regulator propeller domain-containing protein, with the protein product MNCRFRIFLTQTLLFLSTFVSANGGKLSFIHYTSEDGLPSSYIKSICQDQFGYIWAATRSSVCRFDGKYFKTFKAVDETGSSFDLWCKRFYTVADSGLIAQTIENKFYCFDFKNEKFEKHPVLNSLNGILEIQPSKEGMWAVGNDGLFFLSYGGTEFQRITDVLGFTMPEGDAKIVRVKERNHNVVGVGNDDKLYVVDCQNSDRRVFNLPENFNWNDIPVFYLDQNNSVWLGQADNGVYRINLTNGRTQYFSEDQPGDSHLLHNLIHTMKEDRQGNIWIGTENGLTIWSPYTEEFSNYQYNFNDADGLNTNPIYDIFCDKDGNMWLGTYFGGINLWSNDTDFFKFWHAGQGEYNIGGNVVSSIVEDDGNNIWIATEDMGVNRIDRETGKVTKLLSAGNGLSFNNVHCLMFETRYKLWIGTYTGGINILDLRKGSFGYINKNSEPDLPADNIYSLLNLGDSIYITTSAGIAVYNTKTQKIHPFFPETLLGTQFESCFADGNRIWFSSLTSIYYFDRQEHKLTAFDKLKNLKHINFVKKDSKGCLWVGDCLEGLWCYNFLDETVKQYNESTGFPFSWIFSLEESADGTLWVSGDKGLVKLNPDTEEYYYFDRDSDLPFEQFNFRASYKDSKGNIYFGGNNGMISFNEKEKFAKRKVLNIVFRGMQLFNQPLLPNPKGALKKSLNFHPEIRLKHKQNVFTIEYTGLNFQNKGKCEYAYYLENFDKDWNYVGNRDFATYTNLSPGTYRFHVKATTDKNEWLGHENTLSIIIEPPFWLSGWGFFIYFLLALLAMLIFYLTITKIQKTKALAEMERHEKDSIKELNNFKLDFFTNVSHELRTPLTLIIGPLSRILEEERLTPGAIRKMKGIKHNAHRLLTLINQLLEFRKIDSGKETLNVCSQNITPLINDIKESFSASAKNKGVKLECDLFDLDQEIWVDQLKLETILINLISNALKFTNKGGTIHISLKLVNEKNTEDQYLNIKVHDTGVGIAPDKKLKIFDRFYKDEKNIGNSVGSGIGLAFVQSLVELHRGKIEVESNVGEGSTFIVQLPVSRRFYKDQEIVMEQTQFIRNASLLDYNLDDSLQENNFLLPDGKPLVLVVDDNEDLLDFISETLSADYSVCRANSGEEGLKKLDELIPDLIISDVMMPGIDGFELCRTLKADLRTSHIPVVLLTAKCGEESEYEGLNTGADYYIQKPFFPHILTKLIDNILSTRRNLVKRFKSDLNLIPEEVGSSDLDREFINDIAELVQKNIDNTELDVAFIVKELRVSRSLLHLKLKNLTGCSATEFIRNVRLRQAAMLIAEGKCNISEAAYQTGFSSPTYFTRRFREVYGKSPREYFGM